ATATTGTGATttctattaaccctccggtatcccgtccaccatggcccttactaagcaccaagtgtgcgttttttgcacacttgtggaataatgtaaaaaaaaaaaaaaaattccatacagtttgtttttaattcttttacacttttttctatttcatcaccttgagctgtaaataaaaataccaaaaactcaataattgtcaaatttttttaaccctttaaatgccgtgtttgtaatgtaaacaaacctttttttttttttttttgatgcaaaaaacacaaaaaatattatttttcaatatactacatacaaaatggatcacatattatttgctttttgcagcctggcatatgtcaatgattaacagcaacattggttaatttgcattattatttttggcgctaggtcaaatgttcaaaaatactagcatctgtcaccaagtgtgccaaaaaggcacacctataaatcaaactattaaatattatatattgatttatttttctgctctaatttgattttattttttaaaatcaaggtcagccctaatcatacatatcaaatggaagaaatagtgcgttttaggcacacttgggagacagatgctagtcttgtaattttcttttgtttacaatgtgcaaattttagttggtggccagaattttaaagatcatgcaaaaatgaacaacttttgaattctaatctcatttaaattgtgaaaaataatatgaagttttttaagacgaagtgcaaagtgtgcttgtaaggcgcacccggataccggagggttactCTTTATTCTGTGATTGAATCGTTAGGTTGGTCATCACATCTTCTGATTGACTTTTATTAATATGGAAAACCTGTgccaaataaataaactatatagaatgtaaatgaattttttattgttttgtgttatttatatcaTTTGTGAAGCCCGCCCCTTCTAAAGACACCAAAGTCACACGTTTCCATAGTAACATCATGCGCGATGTCCAGTCATAGTGGGCAGAATTACGGCCCTCTGTTTTGTCTAACAGGATGGCTCAATACCTAAACCTTGGAAAAATACCTTGCAGCTCATCAGGTAGGGCTGTATGAAGGCACACATGATTAACTAAAAGGATCAGATGGCATTTCATGAGACACAACATTTCATGAAAGAGAAACGTCATCATCCAGCCTACATGGCATAATACAGGGTTTAATGCACCAGCGTTTGCCCAGTAACAAGGCGTATGTAGCTATGAGCTAACGCTAAGTAGCCGAGAGTCGTAGTGCATAACGTTACAACTAAAGTAGGAAAATTGATGCTTGTATAAGCTGGTACTTGTTTAAAAACAACATCATACTGGTAAGTTTGAGACAAAAACATCATTAGCCAAATAACGTATCGCTCGTCTCTTCATTAGCTATAACTCtagttagctagctagctaaacGTAATGTAAGCTAGCAGGGCAGGGCAGTAAACAGGTTGCATTTGACAGATTTAACACTAGACGTTGTTGCTGGTTGAATAAATTAGCGTTTAGTAAGCATAACCATTTGGGTAATACCTTCGTGTTTCTTGTATATTGACAGTATTGCTAAAGTTGAGTGTaactgtaaacaaaacaaacaatgctATCATCAGTAGCTCACTTCAACTAGCTACTATTGTGTAGCAGTGTTAGAGTTTTGCATGGACGTCAAACAAACTGGGTGGATTTGACAGGTCCACTTTAAATCTAGGTTTAGCCATTTTGATTCTGAATAATTTAAGTCCTTaactcaatttttatttttttttttatttcagaggaAACAACAATGAGCAGTTTCAGTAGACCCGACAAACACAGGACACAGCAGTTCACGCACCGTGGAACAGCTAAGACAGACTTGGAGCGAGATTCTGGCTTTTcaggtttgacttgattttttctttttctcttcaaaTAGCtacttttgtgtgtatttgttcttGTGTTTGCCCCAAAGAAGATCATTTTTCACATGGGAGTTGTGCTGTGAACTACACCTACATGTAAATATACAGCATATTTACGATTTGtgcaaaaagagcaaaaaaaaaaaaaaaaaaaaagtcataaacatCAGTACTAATCAAAACTAGAGATCTAGGTCACAATTTTATGTAGGGTATCTTCTAATGGgtctttttttaataaaaacctTCATTACACTGTGAAGGCTTGACCTGGATTTGGTGTAGTTCTTCTCCCTGGGTTGATGGTGTCCTTTTTCAGTCGACCTAGAGATGGTTATCTACATCTGTCAGTGTTTTTATAGTACTAATGTTCTGCTTCAGGTACTGCACACAATAGGAAGTTGAATCTTTTGCTTTTAAACATGAAGAGATCCATATACTTGAGTTCTTCTCCTCAGATGCCAGCTCCGAGTACCTCAGTACAGTGGAGCTGACTGACTCAGAGGAGTCAGGAAGGAATGGCTCCAAAGTCAGCCAGGATCCCACAGCTCAGCAGGTGGCGGTGATGGGCGGCTCATACACTGGACTTTCTCCAATGATAATCATGAATAACTTTGTTTTAAACCAGGTAAATTACAGCATCGTATATCTCTTTCTGCCTGACATTGATCTGTTTATCTTATTCCTTCCtgcatttttttcctccactATCTTGTCACCTTCGtcatgtttttaacttcatttctaaATAAGTGCTAGTAAAATAATTGTGGCCTTTCTCTGAAATTCTATTTAAACCTAGTTAAGCTTTTATAACTTAATTACACTTCTCTACTCTCTTACTAGTAGTTCATGGACATACTTACATCTGTGTTTGTCTAATGAATTTATAATAAACAGGTGACTAGATGTAACTGAGGCATTAGCTTACACCCCTGGTTTCCTATATGATTCTATTAAGAGATAGCTAACAGGTAATATGGAAATGCTagctaaaagtactgttttttgtttgaatatttatttgttgttgtttttttttaaaatatatatgttCTTTGagaattaaaaaaaggaaaaatcataCTATAGCACAATACTAAAAGCTCTTTTCCTTTAGCCATCTGCCATGAGTCCAGCAGAAAACCAGTGGGGTTTTTCTTCACCCATGGAAGTGATGCCTCAGTCACAGGTTGTTCTTCTCCAACCAATGGTATCAAATGGCAGCAGCAGCTCCCCAAAATCTGGCGGTGAAAATACTAGACAATCAAGAAGCTACATGCCTGTCCTCAAGTCATATCCTAGAATTGCACCACATCCTGGGGAGGTTCTGACTAAAAAAGTGGGATCGTCCAGAATGAGGGGGACATCAACAGCAGGATATGAGCAGCGTCAGCGTAAGCACCATCATGGCCAAAGGCCGTACAGCTCCCCCAGTCCACAGCCAGCACTGCAGACCccaatcaaacaaaacaacagcttTGAAGCAGTAAACAGCCAGACACAGGGCGCTGATATTCAAGGGCAGCTCTGTGGTGACTCTCTTTCTCCGCTGACTGGGATCACCTCTCTGCCCCCCTACACACATGAATTTTGGACATCGACAAACAACACAGTCAGTGCTGAGAAATACCAGGATACCCCTTCAATGGACAATAAACTTAAGCGTTTCAGCAACACCTACAACATTCTCAACAAGTCTGGCTTACTGGGAATAACGATGCGCACAAAGCAGCTGATCAAGGAGAACAAACGTACCCAAAGCCAGCTGCAGCAGCTCCAGGAGCAAACGGCAATGCTGCTAAAGGCGCTGAGCAGCGGAGACTCACAGCTGTGGACTAAACTCCAGCTCTCAATGCAAGACACAGACAAGGAGCAGTGTAATGTTAAACCACAGACAGTCCTGGTGTAATATATCGGTGGACATCACCAGCAGTTCTTAGCCTGAGGGGTAAGGTCAAAGAAGCCCTCTGAGGGTCAATTGTttttaacaatataatcaacacaaCTGCTTCAAGGATTAGTCTAAAACTACTCAAACTAAAAATGCAGTAAATTATGCATTATTATCTGGGCTGTGATGGCAATAtacaggttattattgttaatattattaaaGTTTGCCAAGTCAAAAATGTGAAGAACTGCTGGTGTGAGCTCCGATATCACAGCTGAAGCACACCTATTATTATCAAGTGGAAGTTAAGAAGCATGCTTGTATTTCAGACCTTTGCCTTTAATGAATTTTCCTGCCTCTGCCTTTTCAGAATGGCAAGTATCACTTGCAATAGGGCTATGGGTCCTTCTATGCTGAACTGCATAAACGCATGCCTTACAGCACAACAGCGGACACTTGGAGTTTATGACTTACTTTGTAAAGGTCTTGAATGTGATTGCTATTAAATAAGTTAAAGCATAAGTATTTTTTCATCAAGTAGAAACTTCATGTGGCAATATGTGCCCTTTGTTTAATTTTCACCTTTACTGATGTGAAGAGTTCAGAGGGCAGGCTGAGCCttaactgttgtgtttttttgttgctgttttttttgacacttttgtaCTTATTTATGTTTAATAATGTTTCTGACCAAGACTAAAGCTGTGTGAATAACAGCAGGGTTTGCCTGTTAATTGTTAAAGTAAATGTCCTTATTCAACAGAAAATTTTAAGTTGTGAAATCTTAAATTGTAGCAAGGTGTGGGGTTGCTGTAGCCATATCATGTACTGGTCTTGACTTTGAAAATGTTGCTGACTGTTCATTCTTGCTGCAGGCTAAAGCTTAATGTGATGTAGTGGTGAAATTCACCAGGCAGAGAAATCACAGCTAAATACGTAGCTTTCACCATATGAACACTTGCACTTTAGTACAAGATGACTGATAAGAAAAACGTCCATCTTTAAATAGTCGTTGCTCCTCTGTGTTGTTAAAACACAATGTTAATACAAGTGTTTATCCAGTTGTTTGTGCCTTTCTGAAGTGTTCATATACTTCATATCAGTGCTTGTTTAAAttcatacatttctttttttttgcttcatgtaGAAGAAAGCTGAATGTATGTAAAGGTCTCCAAAGAATTAGTTCCCATGTAAAATTATCAAACAATCCATAGCCTTGACTAAATAATATGCGGAGTGGTTGTAGAATGGCAAGGCAACAATTAATCACATAAAAGGTTCAGTTTTATATATAAAGTCTATGGTaccattgtattatttattttagctACAATGTACTACTGTTACATGAGCTTACACTCAAGAATAGTTGTAAAACTAAGGAATAATGACATTATGCTTGGTTTTAATAGATCAGAgaatacattaataaaaatatttaaatgattGCATTAAATGTTTGCCTTTTTTCTGTAATTGTGTAGTATGTTCTCTGTTTTCTTAACATAAGTCAGCTTATCATATAATTGCTTGGTATAAAACTTTGCTTGAAGACTATTTCCTCTCAATCTTTTATTTCACTTAGAATTTGAAGTATTTATGGACAAAATAAATTGACTTTGGTGTGGTTTAAATACTTTTATTGGTTCAACAGGAATAGACAAAATATCTCTAAAAAGTAAAGTTATACTTATTGAAATCCCAAACATCTTTGACGTTATGTCATAGATTATGTCTGtgaacagtgaaaaatgtactgTTACCAAAGGGCCCTATCTTTAGCAGTGAAGTGAATATCTCATCTTTGGGGTGATCTGTACACATGAGATGTGAGTTTATGGCACATTGTGATTAATACCCTGGATAATAATGTGGTACATCATACTTTCCCCACCCTGTCTTATAATTTACCATGTTACTTTCATCAAACTAAGTcacattcagtaaaaaaaaaaagtcagtctcCACATGTGACAGTTTGTCAAATTTGGCAGTTCGATGCTGTGGGTCAGTACAAACCTTATCTCCACTTTCTGCTAGCCCTTGATGTCATAATGAGTCAttataaaaactaccataaattTCCTGAATGTCACACTGTAGCATCCTATAAGGAGGTGtggaaaaacaacacacaaactgTAATCTCAGAGCACCGCATGGCACAGGCAGTGAAATTCGAGTTgtgggaaaaaatattagaccatcaaaagtcatcaaaaacaatggttatgcaatcaagtatatctcctgtgtgtatcatgtgactaaaacagacagaaaaggaaaaatggaatatctaaaagcactgtttttgacagtacaatgccatagttattaatgtaagaacttaagtgattttggttgttatcaagaaaacatggacaataggtagatatcagctcttaagttaaacttttatgagcaatttttgttgttatcattatatttgtccaaacaaatgtacctatagttgtaccaggcattaaaatgtgcaagaaattgaagaaaacaaggggtggtctaatatttttttccgcaactgtaagaGCAGAGTACAAAAACGCAAAGCTGCAAAAGAATATGCATTTCAGTCCTAATATTTTGATGCGAGCATGTACTGTAGCAACTGTCCGAAATAACCAACTTATAAGTCTTAATATTGCTATGTGAAATTACACTATGCACTATACAAAAGTTTCACATTGCTTATATGGCTCCTGTCCTTAAAGGAATGTGTGCTAAAAGCAAACTATCTTAAGAACTAATTTAAAAGTAAAGCATCCATTTAGTatttaaaatcacccaaaataagCACTTCCTACAACTTGAGCTGCTTGTGTGATCTATTTGGAGCTATATGGGCAAGACGCACAGTTGTCAGTCTTGTTTCTGTGGATCCGTGTCCTCAGAGCACATCTCCACTGTCTGCACAGGCAGAATAATGCCTAAGATCCAGCGGGTACCAAACACATCCTTTAGGTTGTTTCTCCACGGGTTGTGATTCTCCACGAGCTCACCCCGCTGCATCTGACACCAGGTCTGTCCTCGGGCCACCAGCAACACCTGCTGGCAACAGAaacctgcacagaccagaccGATACCCAGCCACACATAGAGCATCAGCACCAGGAACAGCTGCAGACCTGAGACGGTTCCTGTGGGGGAAAAAGGATGAATGAATACACAGGGAAGTCAACATTTATCCTGTTATGTTAATAAGAATTGTTAAACTACCCACCCATGAAGAAGTAACCAGTGGAGAGAGGAAGAAGAGTCAGGAAGGTGAGTGGGTTTTCAAAGGAGATGGAGTACTCCACTGTTAGAAAGGCCACACCAAGAACCAAGGAGTACAAACAGGTGCATGAGGTGTAAATGCAAAACATGATGAAGTAGCGCATGTTTTTGTTGCCGATGCAGTTTCCAGTGAAGAAGCAGTGGTGATCCCTCTTGAGAATAACTTTCTTACACAGTTTGCAAAAGTGGCGGCCATTCAGGAGGTAGTGTGCGTCCACTTTGTCGGAGCAGTGCGGGGAACACACAGGAATCACAGTCTCATTGGCACTTTCAGCAGGATATTTAATAGTCATTATATAATTTCCCAGGGCGTTGAACATCAAGAAAAGGAAAACAACTGTGTGCAGAGCTGTAGAGCCTCTCAGTGATGTGTCCGGGCTGGGGAAGATAGTTGGAATGAAATAGCAGAAGTGCAAAACGAAGGTGGCAGCTGTAGCCATGAAGAAGTATGCAGGTGCCACAGCATTGAGAAGTCTCAGTTTTAACATCCGGGTAAACATACCTGTGTGGGAGTGAACACAGCGTTTATCATATGCTACAGTATTTGGCAGCTTAGATAGAGGCTTGTGTTAAAGACATTTTCCAGATTATAGTTGGTTCAGGTGAGCTTTATTTATTACACAGTGGAGACAGAGTGTAACACCAACAAAGCAGCAATAATCTGTCTGCCTTCAAGTCTAACTGTATTCTGGTCTTCAATATTTGAAATGTATTCAGCAATTTCAAGTCTAACCATTAACTCCTGCCCTTTTATCAGACTTTTTGGCACACCattagaagatctccctctacaaaggccacaattaaccctataatgctgaatgtatcatatttgacacatgagttttgaagccctctacatgatcagtgtgatatgtttttatctttgtctttttttcttgaaaaacctgatgtatacaattagatacatgcaacagacggataatccaccaggggggagggattcgttcaccagaggcctttccagtgacactacaagattgtcaggaggcagaactttgccagttttgaaaaggaattaccaatttgtttgacatatttgtgttatattatgcttttgtttgttcaaaaataataatgtttgagcattgagacctgatgtatcaaatatgatacaaaattgaaaatcatacattgaaattgatatttgaaaaaaaaaaaaaaatttttttttggtttttcagatggaccaataaaggctccagtttcaaagaactggaattttccatcaatgatttaatagttcaggctttacagagttagaTAGTATAGCCTTCTCCTCCCTTTTAGCTCGGCGACTCATTGTTTTAAATTGGAAGGATGAcaaacccccctcctttggcagatgaaTATGTGATGTCATATTTTTCCTTAAgattgaaaagattagatacacattaaatggatcaatggggaagtttaatgtggtatggcatccttttatttcttatgtagaacagctgacaatgcatcatgactctggataatgtgtgctgtctacaaagtgattgggtaactacattgtggaaccctttaatttgtttgtttgtttgtttgttttattttttttattttgtggtgTCTTATACCTTTGCTGTGTGTCTCattgtttgtcttact
This portion of the Sphaeramia orbicularis chromosome 22, fSphaOr1.1, whole genome shotgun sequence genome encodes:
- the cipca gene encoding CLOCK-interacting pacemaker a isoform X1, with product MAQYLNLGKIPCSSSEETTMSSFSRPDKHRTQQFTHRGTAKTDLERDSGFSDASSEYLSTVELTDSEESGRNGSKVSQDPTAQQVAVMGGSYTGLSPMIIMNNFVLNQPSAMSPAENQWGFSSPMEVMPQSQVVLLQPMVSNGSSSSPKSGGENTRQSRSYMPVLKSYPRIAPHPGEVLTKKVGSSRMRGTSTAGYEQRQRKHHHGQRPYSSPSPQPALQTPIKQNNSFEAVNSQTQGADIQGQLCGDSLSPLTGITSLPPYTHEFWTSTNNTVSAEKYQDTPSMDNKLKRFSNTYNILNKSGLLGITMRTKQLIKENKRTQSQLQQLQEQTAMLLKALSSGDSQLWTKLQLSMQDTDKEQCNVKPQTVLV
- the cipca gene encoding CLOCK-interacting pacemaker a isoform X2 — its product is MSSFSRPDKHRTQQFTHRGTAKTDLERDSGFSDASSEYLSTVELTDSEESGRNGSKVSQDPTAQQVAVMGGSYTGLSPMIIMNNFVLNQPSAMSPAENQWGFSSPMEVMPQSQVVLLQPMVSNGSSSSPKSGGENTRQSRSYMPVLKSYPRIAPHPGEVLTKKVGSSRMRGTSTAGYEQRQRKHHHGQRPYSSPSPQPALQTPIKQNNSFEAVNSQTQGADIQGQLCGDSLSPLTGITSLPPYTHEFWTSTNNTVSAEKYQDTPSMDNKLKRFSNTYNILNKSGLLGITMRTKQLIKENKRTQSQLQQLQEQTAMLLKALSSGDSQLWTKLQLSMQDTDKEQCNVKPQTVLV
- the zdhhc22 gene encoding palmitoyltransferase ZDHHC22 isoform X1, whose protein sequence is MFTRMLKLRLLNAVAPAYFFMATAATFVLHFCYFIPTIFPSPDTSLRGSTALHTVVFLFLMFNALGNYIMTIKYPAESANETVIPVCSPHCSDKVDAHYLLNGRHFCKLCKKVILKRDHHCFFTGNCIGNKNMRYFIMFCIYTSCTCLYSLVLGVAFLTVEYSISFENPLTFLTLLPLSTGYFFMGTVSGLQLFLVLMLYVWLGIGLVCAGFCCQQVLLVARGQTWCQMQRGELVENHNPWRNNLKDVFGTRWILGIILPVQTVEMCSEDTDPQKQD
- the zdhhc22 gene encoding palmitoyltransferase ZDHHC22 isoform X2; the protein is MKQLRSVVLKGQLLRSPNTCSPDTSLRGSTALHTVVFLFLMFNALGNYIMTIKYPAESANETVIPVCSPHCSDKVDAHYLLNGRHFCKLCKKVILKRDHHCFFTGNCIGNKNMRYFIMFCIYTSCTCLYSLVLGVAFLTVEYSISFENPLTFLTLLPLSTGYFFMGTVSGLQLFLVLMLYVWLGIGLVCAGFCCQQVLLVARGQTWCQMQRGELVENHNPWRNNLKDVFGTRWILGIILPVQTVEMCSEDTDPQKQD